From Flavobacteriales bacterium:
ATGCCGTTGGCGGATGGCGGTCCTTCATAAAATGAGAATGCAGGTTTTCCTTCCTTTTCCGCGATGCTTTGCTCAAACGTATTTTCCCGTTCCCACAGCGCTAGCATGTCCACCCCGATCTGGGGCAGGTTCAGTTTCTGATATTCTTTGTACTTATTCTCCACGTTTCCGGTGTCAAAAAAAGGGTAGCAAATATACCTTTCCGGGGGGAGAAAACCAACAGGGAGGATGGGACGGGAGCCGCATCACACAAAGCGTCTCAGAATGTCCTTGACCTGAGACAGATACCCTCCTCCGAACAGATTCACATGTACCATGAGTGGGTAGAGATTGCATAGGTCCATGCGTTCCTGCCAACCGGATTGAAGCGGCCAGACTTCCTGATAGGCCCGGTAAAACTTTGCTTCAAAGCCACCAAAAAGCCGGGTCATCGCGAGATCCATTTCCCGATGTCCGAAATATACCGCCGGGTCAATGAGGCAGGGTTCTCCCTGAGGTCCGATGAGAAAATTACCGCTCCATAGATCCCCATGCAGCAGCGATGGCTGTTCCACGGGAAACATGTCTACCATACGACTGAAAAGGGTTTTGAAAGATGCGGTGAGCGAATCACTGATCAATCCGGCATTGCTGGCCAGACGGAGTTGTGGCTCCAATCGTTCTTCAATAAAAAAGGTATGCCAGTGGATATGGCCGGTGTTGGACTGGGTCAGAGAGCCTATGTAGTTGCTGTGGTCAAGGCCGA
This genomic window contains:
- a CDS encoding fructosamine kinase family protein, which gives rise to MMEMSGLVQQMVKIWSEDTGTDVGVNRLRALSGGSINQAFCLETSLGSFFLKYNTANRFPGMFEAEARGLRLLNNAGVIRIPNVVYVGSTQSHVFLILEFLDRSPQQKDFWETFGRKLAALHRCSSDQFGLDHSNYIGSLTQSNTGHIHWHTFFIEERLEPQLRLASNAGLISDSLTASFKTLFSRMVDMFPVEQPSLLHGDLWSGNFLIGPQGEPCLIDPAVYFGHREMDLAMTRLFGGFEAKFYRAYQEVWPLQSGWQERMDLCNLYPLMVHVNLFGGGYLSQVKDILRRFV